TACACCGAAGCTGTGGATAGAACCTTAGGGTTCTATGGTAGGAGAGCGTTCTAAGGGCGTCGAAGCTAGACCGTGAGGACTAGTGGAGCGCTTAGAAGTGAGAATGCCGGTATGAGTAGCGAAAGACGGGTGAGAATCCCGTCCACCGTATGACTAAGGTTTCCTGGGGAAGGCTCGTCCTCCCAGGGTTAGTCGGGACCTAAGCCGAGGCCGATAGGCGTAGGCGATGGACAACAGGTTGATATTCCTGTACCAGTTTCTTTTGTTTGAACAATGGAGGGACGCAGGAGGCTAAGAAATGCGCACTGTTGGATATGTGCGTCTAAGCAATGAGTCTTGAGGTGAGTTAAATGCTTGCTTCTGTACGGACAAGTTGTGATGGGGAGGGAAATTACAGTACCGAAGTTTCTGATGTCACACTGCCAAGAAAAGCTTCTAGTTAGAAAGAAATTGCCCGTACCGCAAACCGACACAGGTAGTCGAGGAGAGTATCCTAAGGTGTGCGAGAGAACTCTCGTTAAGGAACTCGGCAAAATGACCCCGTAACTTCGGGAGAAGGGGTGCTGATCGAAAGATCAGCCGCAGTGAATAGGCCCAAGCGACTGTTTATCAAAAACACAGGTCTCTGCAAAATCGAAAGATGACGTATAGGGGCTGACGCCTGCCCGGTGCTGGAAGGTTAAGAGGATTGGTTAGCTTCGGCGAAGCTAAGAATTGAAGCCCCAGTAAACGGCGGCCGTAACTATAACGGTCCTAAGGTAGCGAAATTCCTTGTCGGGTAAGTTCCGACCCGCACGAAAGGCGTAACGATTTGGGCACTGTCTCAACGAGAGACTCGGTGAAATTATAGTACCTGTGAAGATGCAGGTTACCCGCGACAGGACGGAAAGACCCCATGGAGCTTTACTGCAGTTTGATATTGAGTGTTTGTACAGCTTGTACAGGATAGGTAGGAGCCATAGAAGTCAGGACGCCAGTCTTGATGGAGGCATTGGTGGGATACTACCCTTGCTGTATGACCACTCTAACCCTAGCCACTAATCGTGGCTGGAGACAGTGTCAGACGGGCAGTTTGACTGGGGCGGTCGCCTCCTAAAGAGTAACGGAGGCGCCCAAAGGTTCCCTCAGAATGGTTGGAAATCATTCGTAGAGTGTAAAGGCAGAAGGGAGCTTGACTGCGAGACCTACAAGTCGAGCAGGGACGAAAGTCGGGCTTAGTGATCCGGTGGTTCCGCATGGAAGGGCCATCGCTCAACGGATAAAAGCTACCCTGGGGATAACAGGCTTATCTCCCCCAAGAGTCCACATCGACGGGGAGGTTTGGCACCTCGATGTCGGCTCATCGCATCCTGGGGCTGTAGTCGGTCCCAAGGGTTGGGCTGTTCGCCCATTAAAGCGGTACGCGAGCTGGGTTCAGAACGTCGTGAGACAGTTCGGTCCCTATCCGTCGCGGGCGCAGGAAATTTGAGAGGAGCTGTCCTTAGTACGAGAGGACCGGGATGGACACACCGCTGGTGTACCAGTTGTTCTGCCAAGAGCATCGCTGGGTAGCTATGTGTGGAAGGGATAAACGCTGAAAGCATCTAAGCGTGAAGCCCCCCTCGAGATGAGATTTCCCATCACGTAAGTGAGTAAGACCCCTGAGAGATGATCAGGTAGATAGGTTGGAAGTGGAAGTACAGCGATGTATGGAGCGGACCAATACTAATCGGTCGAGGACTTAACCAAGAAATAAACGGTGAAGAACGTTTCCAAAACAATTACTTTTTAAACAGTTCCAGTTTTGAGAGATCAAACTCTCTACAACTAAATAATTGAATCGCAGTTTAGTGTCGATGTAACCATCAACCTAAACAAGCATTTTTTAACAAATTGCAAGCTAATCAAGGATGTAACTGAGCGAACCCCGGAATGCACTAGTGTGCATGAGGAGTGGAGTAAAGGAAACAGACGCAGAGTAGCGCCGCAAGTTGTAAAAAAATTGTGTGGTGGCGATAGCGAAAAGGATACACCTGTTCCCATGCCGAACACAGCAGTTAAGCTTTTCAGCGCCGAGAGTAGTTGGGGGTTTCCCCCTGTGAGGGTAGGACGTTGCCACGCGGATTCAATACATTTAGTCAAAATATCCATTCATTTTGGGGGTTTAGCTCAGTTGGGAGAGCATCTGCCTTACAAGCAGAGGGTCAGCGGTTCGAGCCCGTTAACCCCCACCATGAGTCATTAGCTCAGTTGGTAGAGCATCTGACTTTTAATCAGAGGGTCGTAGGTTCGAATCCTACATGACTCATAACTAAACATTTTAAATGAATAGTTAGCTGCCCTTTTTGCGCGGGTGTGGCGGAATTGGCAGACGCACTAGATTTAGGATCTAGCGTTGTAAGACGTGGGGGTTCAAGTCCCTTCACCCGCACCATAATTATTTTTTTATATAGCCGGCTTAGCTCAGTTGGTAGAGCATCTGATTTGTAATCAGAGGGTCGAGGGTTCAACTCCTTTAGCCGGCACCATTTTTATACTATTTCATTAAATAAAATATATGCGATGCGAAAGTAGTTCAGTGGTAGAACATCACCTTGCCAAGGTGGGGGTCGCGGGTTCGAACCCCGTCTTTCGCTTACTAGATTCGTCTAGCTTGCCCAGATTTCTTTGAGATCTGATCCACATTCCATGCCGGGGTGGCGGAACTGGCAGACGCACAGGACTTAAAATCCTGCGGTGAGTGATCACCGTGCCGGTTCGATTCCGGCCCTCGGCACCATTTGCACCCATAGCTCAATTGGATAGAGTACTTGACTACGAATCAAGCGGTTAGAGGTTCGACTCCTCTTGGGTGCATTTCTTTTTTTTTATAAAGAAAATAGGAACAATTACGATTCATACCCACGGGAAGTAGCTCAGCTTGGTAGAGCACTTGGTTTGGGACCAAGGGGTCGCAGGTTCGAATCCTGTCTTCCCGATAAAATGAACGATAAAAAATGATTTTAATTCCATTTTTGGAGTTAAAATCATTTTTTTTAATTGTAATTTTAGGAAATTAGCTGATCTGTGACATATTTTCACTGTTTTTTATAAAAATATTGTAGAAATAAGTAGACTTGCTTTTCAAATCTATTATTTTCTCGTATAATTAAAGTCAGTATTAGTCAAAATCTAATAAAATATTTTTAAAGGAGGAGACTCATGCAAAATCAAAATATGTCTGATATTATTGAGGCCTATTTGAAACAAGTTTTAACTGCCCATGAACAAATTGAAATTCGGCGTAGTGAAATGGCTAATCAATTTAATTGTGTGCCTTCTCAAATTAATTATGTAATTAACACGCGCTTTACCATCCAACAAGGTTATCTAGTTGAAAGTAAACGCGGTGGTGGTGGATACATTAGAATTATTAAAGTAAAATTATTAGACAAAGCAGAAATGCTCGATGCCATGATTCAAATTATTGGCGATAAAATTTCACAAAAAGATGCCTATTCAATTGTTCAAAAGTTATATGAAGATGATATGTTAACAAAACGTGAGGCAACTCTAATCCTTTCTGCAATGGAAAAACCAGTCTTAACCTTGTGTGGGAAATTAGAAAATGAATTGCGAGCTCAAATTTTAATTGCATTCTTAAATAATCTAAGATATGAGTAACTATTACGGTAAATGATGGAGGAACGATTTATGGATGAATTATTCACTGAAAAAGCTAAGCTAGTTTTAATACTTGCCCAAGAAGAGGCTAAAAATTTCCGTCATCATTCAGTTGGCACAGAGCATATTTTATTAGCTCTAGTTGTTGAACAAGATGGGATGGCTGGGAAAACATTACGACAATTTGCCGTAAACGAACAAGATGTCCGTGAAGAAATTGAACATTTCACAGGTTACGGCACCATGAAAAATGTTCCTAAAAATGCTTTGCTACCGTACTCTCCTCGTGCGAAACAAGTGATTACGTTTGCAACCGATGAGGCTAGACGCTTGGGTGCACCTTTGGTTGGAACGGAGCATTTGTTATTAGGTTTATTACGTGAAGAAGAAATCCTTTCTTCAAAAATTTTAAGTAATCTAGATGTTAGTTTAAATAAAACGCGCCAACTATTATTGAAGAAAATCGGTGTTTCCGACGTTAACGGGACTAAAGGAGCAAGACGCGGTCGTCAATCACCTAAACAAGCAACAGGTGGAACTCCTACGTTAGATTCATTAGCACGAGATTTAACAGCACTTGCTAAAGAGGGGAAAATGGATCCAGTTGTGGGTCGGCATAAAGAAGTTCACCGCTTAATTCAAGTTTTGAGCCGCCGAACTAAAAATAATCCAGTTTTAGTAGGTGAACCAGGAGTTGGTAAAACAGCGATTGCAGAAGGTTTAGCGCAAAAGATTATCAATGGTGAAGTACCCAAAGATATGGCTAAAAAACGTTTGATGATGCTAGATATGGGATCTATGGTAGCTGGTACTAAGTATCGTGGTGAATTTGAAGATAGAATGAAAAAAGTTATTGAAGAAATCTATCAAGATGGCCAAGTCATTTTATTTATTGATGAATTACACACCCTAATTGGTGCAGGTGGAGCTGAAGGCGCTATTGATGCTTCAAACATTCTAAAACCTGCCTTAGCCCGTGGTGAGTTACAAACCATTGGTGCTACGACTTTAGATGAATATCAAAAATATATTGAAAAAGATGCTGCATTAGAAAGACGTTTTGCGCCTATTACTGTTGATGAACCAACTCCGGAAGAGGCTGAGGAAATTCTTTTAGGTCTTCGTTCACGGTATGAGGAACATCATGGTGTGGAAGTTACAGACGAAGCTATCCATGCTGCTGTCCAATTTTCAACTCGCTACATTACATCTCGACAATTGCCAGATAAAGCAATTGATTTAATTGATGAATCAGCTGCTAAAGTTCGGTTAGATGTTTCTGATAAACCAACTCCAGTTGCTGTAGCAGTTGCAGAATTAGATCAACTTGTAAATGATAAAGAACTGGCTATTCAAATGCAAGATTTTGAAAAAGCTGCCGCTATTCGGACGAAAGAAATGCGTCAAAAGAAAAAAATAGAAACCTTGATTGTCAAAGAAGGAAAACAACATTCTGCATCCAAATTACAAGTAACCGAGTTTGATGTTGCTGAGGTTGTCTCTCTTTGGACTGGAATTCCAGTGCAACAAATGGAACAAAAAGAAAGTGAACGTTTACTGAATTTAGAAAAAGTATTGCATAGTCGGGTTGTTGGACAAGAAGATGCTGTAAGTGCAGTGTCTAGAGCAATGAGACGTGCTAGAAGCGGTTTGAAAGATCCTAACAGACCAATAGGCTCATTTATGTTTTTAGGACCTACAGGTGTAGGGAAAACGGAATTAGCCAAAGCTTTAGCTGAATCAATGTTTGGTAGTGAAGATGCGTTGATTCGTGTAGATATGTCTGAATACATGGAAAAATATAGTACAAGTCGTTTAATAGGTTCCCCACCAGGCTATGTTGGATATGATGAAGGTGGACAATTGACTGAAAAAATTCGTCAAAAACCATATTCAGTTGTTCTATTGGATGAAGTTGAAAAAGCTCATCCAGATGTCTTTAACATTCTGTTACAGGTTCTAGATGATGGACATTTAACAGATGCTAAGGGTCGCAAAGTCGATTTTAAAAATACAATTTTAATTATGACTTCAAACCTTGGCGCAACATCATTAAGAGATGAAAAATCAGTTGGATTTAGTACGAAAGATACGAAAAAAGATCATAAAGCAATGGAAAAACGTATTCTGGAAGAATTGAAAAATACGTTTAGACCTGAATTTATTAATCGAATTGATGAAACTATTGTTTTCCACAGTTTAGAAAAAAATGAATTAAATGAAATTGTTAAGCTGATGGCAGCAATTATTGTCAAACGCCTAAAAGATCTAGATATCCATGTAAAAATTACTCCAGCAGCTATTGAAGTAATTGCTAAAGCTGGATTTGATCCAGAGTATGGAGCTCGTCCATTACGCAGAGCCTTACAAAAAGAAGTTGAAGATCGTTTGAGTGAAGAATTACTAAATAAAACAGTTAAAATTGGAGACCATGTGACAATTGGTGCTGCTAAAGGTAAAATTAACATTCAAGTTAAAGAATTGAAAAAGAAAGCAAAACCTGAGACAGTTGAAGTGAAATAAAGGTTAACTTCTTAAGTAAAATTGTTTTTATTAGGGAATTTTTTTAAACTATGTTACTATAAAAGAGTAGATTGTTATTAATTTGAAGGGAATGTGAATAGAATGAAAAACGCAACTAAAGGATTATTAATTGGATTAGGAGCTACAGTCGTTGTTGGAACAATTATCGTTTCATCATCAGAAAAAGCTGTTAAGAAGATCGAAAGTTTTATGAACCGCAAACGTGCGAAAGATTTTATTAAAGAAAAGTTAAATGGTAACAATGATGCATTAGAAGTTGTTGACCATTTATCTGACGAAGAAATTACAAACCTGCTACAAATTGTGGATAAAGTTAATAGCTTAAAAGGACGTATTAACGTGTATGGGGATAACTTGAAAGATGCTGCTGAAGAATTCAAAAGCACATTACATGGTTACAAAGATACCGTTAAAGAAAAGTTTGAAAATTAATTAAAAAAAGCATCAGCTCCTAAGTTATTGGAGTCTGGTGCTTTTTTTTGCAAAATTTGTGGATAACTAAAATATTAAAGTAATAAAAGGTAGCACAACATTAAATCGTCTTTATCTTTTAAAGAAAAGCCAGTTGCT
This Carnobacterium maltaromaticum DSM 20342 DNA region includes the following protein-coding sequences:
- a CDS encoding CtsR family transcriptional regulator, producing MQNQNMSDIIEAYLKQVLTAHEQIEIRRSEMANQFNCVPSQINYVINTRFTIQQGYLVESKRGGGGYIRIIKVKLLDKAEMLDAMIQIIGDKISQKDAYSIVQKLYEDDMLTKREATLILSAMEKPVLTLCGKLENELRAQILIAFLNNLRYE
- a CDS encoding ATP-dependent Clp protease ATP-binding subunit, with product MDELFTEKAKLVLILAQEEAKNFRHHSVGTEHILLALVVEQDGMAGKTLRQFAVNEQDVREEIEHFTGYGTMKNVPKNALLPYSPRAKQVITFATDEARRLGAPLVGTEHLLLGLLREEEILSSKILSNLDVSLNKTRQLLLKKIGVSDVNGTKGARRGRQSPKQATGGTPTLDSLARDLTALAKEGKMDPVVGRHKEVHRLIQVLSRRTKNNPVLVGEPGVGKTAIAEGLAQKIINGEVPKDMAKKRLMMLDMGSMVAGTKYRGEFEDRMKKVIEEIYQDGQVILFIDELHTLIGAGGAEGAIDASNILKPALARGELQTIGATTLDEYQKYIEKDAALERRFAPITVDEPTPEEAEEILLGLRSRYEEHHGVEVTDEAIHAAVQFSTRYITSRQLPDKAIDLIDESAAKVRLDVSDKPTPVAVAVAELDQLVNDKELAIQMQDFEKAAAIRTKEMRQKKKIETLIVKEGKQHSASKLQVTEFDVAEVVSLWTGIPVQQMEQKESERLLNLEKVLHSRVVGQEDAVSAVSRAMRRARSGLKDPNRPIGSFMFLGPTGVGKTELAKALAESMFGSEDALIRVDMSEYMEKYSTSRLIGSPPGYVGYDEGGQLTEKIRQKPYSVVLLDEVEKAHPDVFNILLQVLDDGHLTDAKGRKVDFKNTILIMTSNLGATSLRDEKSVGFSTKDTKKDHKAMEKRILEELKNTFRPEFINRIDETIVFHSLEKNELNEIVKLMAAIIVKRLKDLDIHVKITPAAIEVIAKAGFDPEYGARPLRRALQKEVEDRLSEELLNKTVKIGDHVTIGAAKGKINIQVKELKKKAKPETVEVK